In Sporosarcina psychrophila, a genomic segment contains:
- a CDS encoding PLDc N-terminal domain-containing protein yields MSELASIPWNLLMPLIVLQFILMIVALVDVIRHRRTNGPFIMWIFIIVLGNLIGSILYFIFGRRQV; encoded by the coding sequence ATGTCTGAGCTCGCGAGTATTCCTTGGAATCTTCTTATGCCATTGATTGTACTTCAATTCATTTTGATGATTGTTGCACTCGTTGATGTTATTCGCCATAGACGGACGAACGGTCCATTTATCATGTGGATTTTCATCATTGTTCTTGGCAATTTGATTGGATCAATACTGTACTTTATCTTTGGGAGGCGGCAAGTATGA
- a CDS encoding ABC transporter permease yields MNGFIDFFSEYGSQLATKTWEHLYISFIALFLGILVAVPIGIMLTKVPKIAGFVLGVVGVIQTFPSLAILAFFIPLLGIGKTPAIVALFLYSMLPILRNTFIGVKEVNQDLVEAGRGMGMTAFERTMNVELPLAIPVIMAGVRLSAVYLIGWATLASFIGGGGLGDFIFDGLNLFRTDLIIGGAIPVTLLALLVDFLLGRFESFATPKGLKESRKVVS; encoded by the coding sequence ATGAACGGATTTATTGATTTTTTCTCTGAGTATGGAAGCCAGTTGGCAACGAAGACTTGGGAACATCTGTATATATCATTTATTGCACTTTTTCTTGGAATCCTTGTTGCAGTACCAATTGGAATAATGCTTACAAAAGTGCCGAAGATTGCTGGTTTTGTATTGGGAGTAGTTGGAGTTATCCAGACATTCCCTAGTCTTGCGATTCTTGCGTTCTTCATACCACTTCTGGGAATCGGGAAAACACCCGCAATTGTTGCTTTATTCCTTTATTCGATGTTGCCAATCCTTAGAAATACGTTTATCGGTGTGAAAGAGGTCAATCAGGATCTCGTGGAGGCAGGTAGGGGAATGGGAATGACGGCGTTTGAACGTACGATGAACGTTGAACTTCCTCTGGCAATTCCTGTTATTATGGCTGGTGTAAGGCTGTCTGCAGTCTACCTTATTGGATGGGCAACACTTGCATCATTCATTGGTGGAGGTGGGCTTGGGGACTTTATCTTTGATGGTCTGAATCTATTTAGGACAGACTTGATTATTGGTGGGGCGATACCAGTTACGTTGCTTGCGCTACTAGTCGATTTCCTGCTCGGTCGTTTTGAATCCTTCGCTACGCCAAAAGGACTTAAAGAAAGCAGAAAAGTGGTTTCTTAA
- a CDS encoding betaine/proline/choline family ABC transporter ATP-binding protein (Members of the family are the ATP-binding subunit of ABC transporters for substrates such as betaine, L-proline or other amino acids, choline, carnitine, etc. The substrate specificity is best determined from the substrate-binding subunit, rather than this subunit, as it interacts with the permease subunit and not with substrate directly.) has protein sequence MLEFKNVSKIYAGGKKAVDNLDLHINAGEFIVFIGPSGCGKTTTMKMINRLVKPTEGKILINGENIMEKNIVQLRRSIGYVIQQIGLFPHMTIRENIALVPRLMKKSVDERNNKADELIELVNMPKEFLDRYPHELSGGQQQRIGVLRALAADPPLILMDEPFGALDPITRDSLQAEFKHLQRTLGKTIIFVTHDMDEAIKLADRIVIMKDGKIVQMGTPDEILRDPANEFVEDFIGKDRLLQAQQRIQTVGQIMNPNPVSFKTEGTLSQAVQLMRERRVDSLLVVDENNVLKGLLNVEMIDRGRNMETQVKEVMSTELTVVQEDTLLREATRNILIRGLKYVAVVDEDRRLVGLITRTNLVDIVYDSIWGESEEQTLGQV, from the coding sequence GTGCTTGAATTTAAAAATGTGTCAAAGATTTATGCTGGAGGTAAAAAAGCTGTAGATAACTTAGATTTACATATCAATGCAGGTGAATTTATCGTCTTTATCGGTCCGAGTGGTTGTGGAAAGACGACAACTATGAAGATGATCAATCGATTAGTTAAACCCACAGAGGGTAAAATATTGATCAATGGAGAAAATATTATGGAAAAGAACATCGTGCAATTGCGACGTTCAATTGGCTATGTCATTCAACAAATTGGTCTCTTCCCCCACATGACCATTCGAGAAAATATTGCACTTGTCCCGCGGCTTATGAAGAAGTCGGTTGATGAGCGAAACAATAAGGCTGATGAGTTAATCGAACTTGTCAATATGCCTAAAGAATTCCTTGATCGCTACCCCCATGAACTAAGTGGAGGTCAGCAACAGCGTATCGGTGTACTTCGTGCATTAGCTGCTGATCCTCCCCTTATCCTTATGGACGAGCCTTTTGGTGCGCTAGATCCGATTACCCGCGATTCGTTACAGGCGGAATTCAAACATCTTCAAAGGACACTTGGTAAAACAATTATTTTTGTCACGCACGATATGGATGAAGCAATTAAGCTCGCAGATCGCATTGTAATTATGAAAGACGGAAAAATTGTTCAAATGGGAACTCCAGACGAAATTTTAAGAGATCCGGCCAATGAATTCGTAGAGGATTTCATCGGTAAAGACCGTCTTTTGCAAGCTCAACAACGTATACAGACGGTGGGACAAATTATGAACCCGAACCCCGTCTCCTTCAAAACGGAAGGGACACTGTCTCAAGCAGTTCAGCTTATGCGTGAGCGCCGTGTGGATTCGCTACTTGTCGTTGATGAAAACAATGTACTGAAAGGTCTGCTCAATGTCGAGATGATAGACAGGGGCCGCAATATGGAAACGCAGGTCAAGGAAGTCATGTCTACGGAATTGACCGTCGTTCAGGAAGATACGCTTCTTCGTGAAGCAACGCGAAATATTCTTATACGTGGATTAAAATACGTAGCTGTTGTCGATGAAGATCGGCGTTTGGTCGGCTTGATTACAAGAACGAACCTTGTGGATATCGTTTATGATTCCATTTGGGGAGAAAGCGAAGAGCAGACACTTGGTCAGGTGTAA
- a CDS encoding ABC transporter ATP-binding protein: MLKLQNVSTFYDKIQALKSVDVTVEEGTIVTILGANGAGKTTMMNTIAGLLKPKEGSIHYLGKDVTGQRPDQLLRKGLALVPEGRGILASMTVLENLEMGAYHRNDAEVNADFEKAMDRFPILRERQSQLGGTLSGGQQQMLAIARVIMSKPKLLLLDEPSMGLAPLIVADIFKIIKEINEAGTTVLLVEQNARQALKVADYGYVLETGKVVASGNAKELLQDDTIKKAYLGH, from the coding sequence TTGCTTAAACTACAGAATGTCAGTACTTTTTACGATAAGATTCAGGCATTGAAAAGCGTTGATGTAACGGTTGAGGAGGGGACGATAGTAACCATCCTCGGTGCAAACGGTGCGGGGAAAACAACGATGATGAATACGATTGCAGGTTTATTGAAACCGAAAGAAGGTAGTATTCATTATTTGGGTAAGGATGTAACTGGACAACGACCTGATCAGCTTTTAAGAAAAGGGTTAGCTTTAGTTCCAGAAGGACGAGGTATTTTAGCTTCCATGACCGTTTTAGAAAACTTAGAAATGGGAGCGTATCATCGAAATGACGCTGAAGTGAATGCTGATTTTGAAAAGGCGATGGATCGATTTCCAATACTGAGGGAAAGACAATCTCAGCTAGGAGGTACACTTTCAGGCGGCCAACAACAAATGCTGGCGATTGCGCGAGTAATTATGTCTAAGCCCAAGTTACTTTTACTTGATGAACCATCGATGGGACTGGCCCCATTAATCGTTGCAGATATCTTTAAAATAATTAAAGAGATTAATGAAGCAGGAACGACTGTTTTGCTGGTTGAACAAAATGCACGTCAGGCTTTAAAAGTTGCGGACTATGGCTATGTGCTTGAGACAGGTAAAGTGGTCGCGAGTGGTAACGCGAAAGAGCTGCTGCAAGATGATACGATAAAAAAGGCTTATCTAGGACATTAA
- a CDS encoding osmoprotectant ABC transporter substrate-binding protein gives MKRIVLPLLATSLLIGGCSLPGLGGGNDTIRIATLTSTETSTLGHMIRLMIEKETDLNVEMVENLGTSIIQHQALTSGQVDITAARYTGTDMSSILEVEPLADPEEAMTLVQEEFDKRFDQVWYDSYGFQNTYALTVTAALAEKEGLETVSDIEKIADDLTLGVDNSWLNRAGDGYEGFVDTYGFTFGEALPMSLGLVYQAVNSGKMDVVLAYSTDGRLKAFNLKTLEDDKKFFPPYECSPVTRKDVIEQHPEIDIILKKLAGKIDGETMTRLNYEADVNKKEPAIVAQEFLEENNYFN, from the coding sequence ATGAAAAGAATAGTACTTCCATTATTGGCCACCAGCCTGCTGATTGGGGGTTGTTCACTTCCAGGCCTCGGAGGAGGTAATGACACAATTCGAATTGCAACACTTACAAGTACGGAAACATCGACACTGGGTCATATGATTCGACTTATGATTGAAAAAGAAACAGATTTGAATGTTGAAATGGTGGAAAATTTAGGAACTTCAATCATCCAGCACCAGGCGTTGACGAGCGGGCAAGTAGATATTACAGCTGCACGCTACACGGGTACTGATATGTCGAGTATTTTAGAAGTAGAGCCCCTAGCAGATCCAGAAGAGGCAATGACGCTGGTCCAGGAAGAGTTTGATAAACGATTTGACCAGGTTTGGTACGATTCATACGGGTTCCAAAATACGTATGCGCTCACAGTAACAGCCGCCCTTGCTGAAAAAGAAGGACTTGAAACTGTCTCGGATATAGAAAAGATAGCTGATGATTTAACGCTGGGTGTAGACAACTCATGGTTGAACAGGGCAGGAGATGGCTATGAAGGATTCGTTGATACATATGGATTTACATTCGGAGAAGCATTGCCCATGTCTCTGGGGCTCGTCTACCAAGCGGTGAATAGTGGTAAGATGGATGTCGTTTTGGCCTATAGTACTGACGGACGTTTGAAAGCATTTAATTTGAAGACGCTTGAAGACGACAAGAAGTTTTTTCCGCCTTATGAATGTTCACCTGTGACGCGAAAAGATGTAATAGAACAGCATCCAGAAATTGATATAATCCTGAAAAAACTTGCAGGTAAAATAGACGGAGAAACAATGACACGTTTAAATTACGAGGCGGATGTTAATAAAAAAGAACCTGCAATCGTGGCACAAGAATTTTTGGAAGAAAACAATTACTTCAACTGA
- a CDS encoding CsbD family protein translates to MTNGSFSDKVKGTVNKVKGETKDQIGNATNDPSLQAEGKFDKLKGEAQKKIGELKDKVSDNNNR, encoded by the coding sequence ATGACAAACGGTAGTTTCTCAGACAAAGTCAAAGGGACAGTAAACAAAGTGAAAGGTGAAACAAAGGATCAGATAGGCAATGCCACAAATGATCCTTCACTACAAGCTGAAGGTAAGTTTGATAAGTTAAAAGGCGAAGCGCAAAAGAAAATCGGAGAACTAAAAGATAAAGTTTCCGATAATAACAATCGATAA
- a CDS encoding branched-chain amino acid ABC transporter permease yields the protein MLSELINPYYLQVATFILLNIILGVSIYITLGTGQLSLGHAGFMSIGAYTSAILTLNYNVPLILGIIIAAVFTGFIGVLIGFPALRLQGVYLAIATLGFGEVIRVLFINWEGLTNGAIGIRGIPHLGREILSFSNSLGFSPEMIGLKNNQFISLAVFLVLLMISFGVIWFFIRQSNSRIGRAFASIKMDEEASEAMGINITYYKILAFGQGALLAGFAGALYAHLTAYISPSDFDYHRAVEILIFAIFGGSEVIWGPIFGAIFLSTMPEFLRVISEYRFMIYGALLVLMMAFRPQGLIDMNVVNWIKRPRLKKKEGKHGTGNKKDK from the coding sequence ATGTTAAGCGAATTAATAAACCCATATTATTTGCAAGTTGCAACTTTTATTTTATTGAATATTATCCTTGGTGTTAGTATTTACATAACACTTGGAACAGGGCAATTGTCACTGGGGCATGCAGGATTCATGAGTATAGGTGCATACACGTCGGCTATTTTAACGCTTAATTATAATGTACCTCTAATACTCGGTATTATTATTGCAGCTGTATTTACAGGTTTTATTGGCGTGTTAATTGGTTTTCCTGCCCTAAGGTTACAAGGCGTATATCTTGCGATTGCGACGCTTGGGTTTGGGGAGGTCATTCGAGTACTGTTTATCAATTGGGAAGGTTTAACAAACGGTGCTATTGGGATTCGGGGTATCCCTCATCTTGGGCGAGAGATTTTGAGTTTTAGTAACAGTTTAGGTTTTAGTCCGGAAATGATTGGATTGAAAAATAACCAATTTATAAGTTTAGCAGTTTTTCTTGTATTACTGATGATTAGCTTTGGCGTTATTTGGTTCTTTATTAGACAAAGTAATTCTAGAATTGGGCGTGCATTTGCTTCTATTAAAATGGATGAAGAGGCATCGGAAGCAATGGGTATTAACATTACATACTATAAGATTCTAGCATTCGGTCAAGGAGCGCTACTTGCTGGATTTGCAGGTGCATTATATGCACATTTAACGGCTTATATTAGTCCATCAGATTTCGATTATCATCGTGCTGTTGAAATTCTGATCTTTGCTATATTTGGAGGAAGTGAAGTTATTTGGGGACCGATATTCGGTGCTATTTTCCTTTCAACAATGCCAGAGTTTTTGCGTGTTATCAGCGAGTATCGGTTCATGATTTACGGTGCACTCCTTGTATTGATGATGGCGTTCCGGCCACAGGGGCTCATTGATATGAATGTCGTCAATTGGATTAAACGTCCAAGATTAAAGAAGAAGGAGGGAAAACATGGTACTGGAAATAAAAAAGATAAGTAA
- a CDS encoding flagellin: MLGIWQATGMNVIRNMTMQNNQVMRSMERLSSGMRINRAADDPAGLAISEKMRAQIRGLSMAGRNIQDGISLFQTAEGALNETHAILQRMRELSVQAANGTVTDSDREALSLEFVELKKEITRISKDTEFNTLPLLDGSRSSLKIQAGANAGQSIEFFIGDMSAETIGLSDASISTQSKANDAIGLLDNAIKNVSSERSRIGAYTNRLEHAYNNTLVMEENLIAAESRIRDVDIAKEMMALTKANILLQAGQYVLAMHMQQAQSVLQLLKQ; the protein is encoded by the coding sequence ATGCTTGGAATATGGCAGGCGACAGGAATGAATGTCATCCGCAATATGACTATGCAAAACAATCAAGTAATGCGGTCGATGGAGCGATTGTCTTCAGGTATGCGCATAAACAGAGCTGCAGATGATCCAGCAGGCCTTGCAATTTCAGAGAAAATGCGTGCGCAAATCCGAGGTCTATCGATGGCGGGACGCAACATCCAAGACGGTATTTCCCTATTCCAAACAGCTGAAGGTGCTTTAAATGAAACACACGCTATACTGCAACGGATGCGTGAACTAAGCGTACAGGCTGCCAATGGAACAGTGACAGATTCCGATCGTGAAGCCCTCTCTCTAGAATTTGTAGAACTAAAAAAGGAAATCACTCGTATTTCAAAAGATACAGAGTTCAATACATTGCCACTGTTAGACGGTTCACGCTCTTCCTTGAAGATTCAAGCTGGGGCGAATGCCGGCCAATCAATTGAATTTTTCATTGGTGATATGAGTGCAGAGACAATCGGTTTGTCTGACGCATCGATTTCAACCCAATCCAAGGCCAATGATGCAATTGGATTACTCGACAATGCAATTAAAAACGTATCCTCAGAACGCTCTAGAATAGGTGCCTATACAAACCGGCTTGAACATGCTTACAACAATACACTCGTCATGGAAGAAAACTTAATCGCAGCCGAATCCCGCATAAGAGATGTCGACATCGCAAAGGAAATGATGGCACTCACGAAAGCAAACATTCTACTTCAGGCCGGTCAATACGTACTCGCTATGCACATGCAACAAGCCCAGTCCGTACTACAGCTATTAAAACAATAA
- a CDS encoding general stress protein translates to MENKKYIGTFHSIDTVLYKITELKVQGYDESDMYVVTNEEDNISMLRGQTDAELLGTADDNWLDRFKLFLGGEEPILNAFSRMGFSEQQSRGYYNEVKNGGVALFVKSKALDEMDSSTERGLSGEPLDGQGGNQQMIDNDGTVPRLNTRNL, encoded by the coding sequence ATGGAAAACAAGAAGTATATCGGTACATTTCATTCCATTGATACAGTTTTATATAAAATTACAGAATTGAAAGTGCAAGGCTATGATGAAAGTGATATGTATGTTGTTACCAATGAAGAAGATAATATTTCAATGCTTCGGGGACAGACCGATGCCGAACTCCTCGGTACAGCAGATGATAATTGGTTAGATCGTTTTAAACTGTTTTTGGGCGGTGAAGAACCCATTCTGAATGCTTTTTCACGCATGGGGTTTTCAGAACAGCAATCAAGGGGCTATTACAATGAAGTTAAAAATGGTGGCGTTGCTCTATTCGTTAAAAGTAAGGCACTGGATGAGATGGATAGTAGTACAGAACGTGGCCTGAGCGGAGAACCATTGGATGGTCAGGGTGGAAACCAACAAATGATCGATAATGACGGTACGGTCCCACGCCTCAATACAAGAAACTTATGA
- a CDS encoding ABC transporter ATP-binding protein, with the protein MVLEIKKISKNFGGIQALTDVSFSIEQGEVLGLIGPNGAGKTTMFNMITAMFPPSSGEIEFTGQSLAGLKPHEITKQGICRTFQNIRLFSELTVRENVMVGNHCRLTTGVLQSVFRTKYQKQEEENVLKSSDEILEIVGLSEYSQTIAKNLAYGQQRRLEIARALASRPKLLLLDEPAAGMNEKETNDLFDLIKKIQALNITILLIEHDMPLVMRICSRIVVLNFGKKIAEGTPSSIQNNKEVIEAYLGVEEEDELA; encoded by the coding sequence ATGGTACTGGAAATAAAAAAGATAAGTAAAAACTTTGGTGGGATTCAAGCATTGACAGATGTTTCTTTTTCAATAGAACAAGGAGAAGTGCTTGGCTTGATAGGGCCAAATGGTGCTGGGAAAACAACAATGTTTAATATGATTACCGCCATGTTTCCTCCTAGTTCTGGTGAGATAGAATTTACAGGACAGTCGCTTGCAGGTTTGAAACCGCATGAAATTACGAAACAGGGCATTTGTCGTACATTCCAAAACATCAGACTCTTTTCAGAGTTAACTGTTCGCGAAAATGTAATGGTAGGAAATCACTGTCGTCTCACTACTGGTGTTTTGCAAAGTGTGTTTCGGACGAAATATCAAAAGCAAGAAGAGGAAAATGTTCTGAAAAGCTCGGATGAGATTCTAGAAATTGTTGGATTGTCAGAATACAGTCAAACGATTGCGAAAAACCTTGCTTACGGTCAACAACGTAGATTAGAAATTGCAAGAGCTTTGGCAAGTCGACCTAAATTATTGCTTCTTGACGAGCCAGCTGCTGGAATGAATGAAAAAGAGACAAATGATTTGTTTGATTTGATCAAGAAAATTCAAGCGCTAAATATAACTATTTTATTAATTGAACATGATATGCCACTTGTTATGCGGATTTGTAGCCGTATTGTGGTATTGAACTTTGGAAAGAAAATTGCGGAAGGTACACCGAGCAGTATTCAAAACAATAAAGAAGTAATTGAAGCCTACCTCGGGGTTGAGGAGGAAGATGAGCTTGCTTAA
- a CDS encoding ABC transporter permease yields the protein METLQELWSYYTVNGTYVWDQFVRHFLMSAYGVLFAALVGIPVGILIARYGKLSGWVLSVTNIIQTIPALAMLAVLMLAMGLGPNTVVMSLFLYSLLPIIKNTYTGIKSVEKPILEAGRAMGMTRTQMLFMVELPLSLSVIMAGLRTALVIAIGVATIGAFIGGGGLGSIIIRGTNVTDGASIILAGAIPTALMAVIADLFMGWLERVLSPANRKAVAKQSTSTNTVA from the coding sequence ATGGAAACGTTACAAGAACTTTGGTCATACTACACAGTGAATGGCACGTATGTGTGGGATCAGTTTGTCAGGCATTTCCTTATGTCTGCATACGGAGTCCTGTTCGCGGCGCTTGTTGGTATTCCAGTGGGTATTCTTATTGCCCGATACGGTAAATTGAGTGGATGGGTGTTATCGGTAACGAATATTATTCAAACTATTCCAGCCCTTGCAATGCTTGCTGTTCTAATGCTTGCGATGGGTCTTGGACCGAACACAGTTGTTATGAGTTTATTTTTGTACTCTTTGCTACCTATTATAAAAAATACGTATACAGGTATAAAAAGTGTAGAAAAACCTATTTTAGAAGCTGGTCGTGCAATGGGGATGACACGGACGCAGATGCTCTTCATGGTAGAACTTCCGCTATCGTTATCAGTTATCATGGCAGGTTTGCGGACCGCTCTTGTTATTGCAATTGGTGTGGCAACAATTGGAGCTTTTATCGGTGGTGGAGGACTCGGCTCCATTATTATTCGAGGGACGAATGTGACAGATGGAGCATCCATTATTTTGGCCGGAGCAATTCCAACCGCATTAATGGCGGTCATCGCGGACCTCTTTATGGGATGGCTGGAACGTGTTTTATCTCCAGCAAACAGAAAAGCTGTAGCAAAACAATCAACATCTACAAATACAGTGGCATGA
- a CDS encoding ABC transporter ATP-binding protein, with translation MTNLLQVDNLTKKYINNHVVDAVSFELEEHTATALIGPNGAGKTTTLSMLAGLVSPTSGSIQFQGAAKQDIRSIIGFLPQYPKFFPWLSALEFTEMAARLSGVETKQARIEAKKTLEFVGLGEAMNKKTGTFSGGMKQRLGLAQAIVHKPKLLLLDEPVSALDPVGRRQVMDLLKDLQRKTTILYSTHILNDAEEMTDQLLFLRHGKLVEHGSLDEVRARYAEPRIVIEFEGMQELQRFMEATAWQVTSKGLVVSIDVRLEEAEMSSVLSMLTAGKFLVRKVELQTASLEDIFMKVAVV, from the coding sequence ATGACAAATTTACTTCAAGTGGATAATTTGACGAAGAAATATATCAATAATCATGTAGTGGATGCTGTCTCGTTCGAACTTGAAGAACATACAGCAACGGCTTTGATAGGGCCAAATGGAGCTGGAAAAACTACGACACTGTCTATGCTTGCAGGGTTAGTCTCGCCAACAAGCGGATCAATACAGTTCCAGGGTGCTGCAAAGCAGGATATCCGTTCGATTATCGGATTTCTTCCACAATATCCAAAGTTCTTTCCTTGGCTATCTGCACTTGAATTTACTGAAATGGCTGCACGACTAAGTGGGGTGGAAACAAAACAAGCAAGAATAGAAGCGAAAAAGACCTTGGAATTTGTAGGCCTAGGCGAAGCGATGAACAAAAAGACGGGCACTTTTTCCGGAGGAATGAAACAGCGTCTGGGGCTTGCGCAGGCAATTGTCCATAAACCAAAACTACTTTTACTCGATGAGCCGGTATCTGCACTTGATCCAGTTGGGCGCCGTCAAGTGATGGATTTGTTGAAAGACTTGCAAAGAAAAACGACGATTTTATATTCAACCCATATTTTAAATGACGCTGAAGAAATGACAGACCAGTTGCTGTTCTTACGGCATGGGAAACTTGTCGAACACGGTTCACTTGATGAAGTACGTGCGCGCTATGCGGAACCGCGAATCGTCATTGAATTCGAAGGGATGCAAGAGTTGCAGCGCTTTATGGAAGCAACTGCATGGCAAGTGACATCAAAAGGGTTGGTTGTTTCGATTGACGTTCGGTTGGAAGAAGCTGAAATGTCATCGGTCCTATCCATGTTAACCGCAGGCAAATTCTTAGTGAGAAAAGTGGAACTGCAGACGGCGAGCCTTGAAGATATCTTCATGAAAGTGGCGGTGGTCTAA
- a CDS encoding branched-chain amino acid ABC transporter permease: MLIEQLINGLTLGSIYVVVALGYTLVFGVLNIVNMGHGEIFMFGAFMGVIVTNSLGLPLYVAFLVAIIVTGILGYFLERFALRPLRGKEGVSHLAPLISTIGVSIFLENAAHHFFGAGNHPFRTSFSELNITIGSTTVYYVQILIFIIAILLMFGLTFWLSKTKAGKALRASAENLAVASLLGVNTKRMITQTVIIASAMGGIAGILVGIAFNSVNPQMGLSFGLKGLAIIILGGLGNVRGAMAGGLILGLSETFLVAYGNSGYRDAIAFLAIIIILIVRPQGLFGTATSKSRG; encoded by the coding sequence TTGCTAATTGAACAATTAATAAATGGTCTTACATTGGGTAGTATTTATGTTGTTGTTGCCCTCGGTTATACGTTGGTGTTTGGTGTCCTTAACATTGTCAATATGGGGCATGGGGAAATTTTTATGTTTGGTGCGTTTATGGGCGTTATTGTAACGAATAGTTTAGGTTTACCATTATACGTGGCCTTTTTGGTCGCAATTATTGTTACAGGTATATTAGGTTATTTCCTTGAGCGTTTTGCATTAAGACCACTGAGAGGTAAAGAGGGCGTGTCCCATCTTGCTCCGCTTATCAGTACGATTGGGGTATCTATTTTTCTTGAAAATGCTGCTCATCACTTTTTTGGAGCTGGAAATCATCCATTTCGGACAAGTTTTTCAGAGTTGAACATTACGATTGGTTCAACAACCGTCTATTATGTCCAAATTCTTATCTTCATTATTGCGATTCTATTAATGTTTGGACTCACATTTTGGCTATCGAAAACAAAGGCAGGCAAGGCATTACGTGCAAGTGCGGAAAATTTAGCTGTTGCAAGCCTACTGGGTGTTAATACGAAAAGGATGATTACACAAACAGTTATTATTGCATCTGCAATGGGTGGAATTGCTGGAATTCTAGTTGGGATTGCATTCAACTCAGTTAATCCACAAATGGGTTTATCATTCGGATTAAAAGGTTTAGCTATTATCATTCTTGGTGGTTTAGGAAACGTTCGTGGTGCGATGGCGGGCGGGTTAATATTAGGGCTTTCTGAAACGTTTTTAGTAGCTTATGGAAATTCAGGCTATCGTGATGCGATAGCGTTTTTAGCTATTATCATTATTTTAATTGTGAGACCACAAGGACTTTTCGGTACGGCAACATCGAAATCAAGGGGGTGA